One window of the Chitinophaga niabensis genome contains the following:
- a CDS encoding redoxin domain-containing protein has product MKRIIVLVLLFPLLAVAQMKEPALVTDKAELAKLIAAVEATPDSLKVHEAYTKAAGVNTPAVVAQYEKWMKKFPRSAMVPYGIGLAYVNRENPKAKPYLLKAVAIDPAFTEAWGNLWTDAQRWGDFKGGKEYLRKAAESDRSNASYAFYYANSFKDDDTKREAMIFDLVKRFPDNERGAQGLYWLAADSKDIDYKVKIYEMLKSSYSPAKFSWSRSGMSSYYDLLLDTDPAKAVTLAEDMVKFKGEEMKGWENQLTIAQNVVAVKKLISEKKGAEALALIDKIKLPRYFGFNTSLAILKAESIAVSGNNQAAYDSLIVYFSKTPEVKLKETLGVYGVKLGKDAAQVETDIWKRLDAISQPATPFTLKRYLTPGKASLSDYRGKVVLLTYWFPGCGPCRGEFPHFENALRKFKGKPVDYVGINIVSEQNDYVIPFMKGSGYTFTPLEEEEGRAKGNMDNRRAAPVNFLIDGEGRLIFNDFRIDGKNEDKLEMMINLLLNKKA; this is encoded by the coding sequence ATGAAAAGAATAATCGTTCTCGTACTCTTATTTCCTCTTCTTGCAGTAGCACAGATGAAAGAACCAGCGCTTGTTACAGACAAAGCAGAACTGGCCAAACTGATCGCGGCGGTGGAAGCTACACCTGATAGCCTGAAAGTACACGAAGCTTATACAAAAGCAGCGGGTGTGAATACACCTGCGGTGGTGGCGCAATATGAAAAGTGGATGAAGAAATTTCCGCGTTCCGCTATGGTGCCTTATGGTATTGGGCTTGCGTATGTTAACAGGGAGAACCCCAAAGCAAAACCTTATTTGCTGAAAGCAGTAGCCATTGACCCGGCCTTTACAGAAGCATGGGGTAATCTGTGGACGGATGCACAACGCTGGGGCGATTTCAAAGGCGGCAAGGAGTATTTGCGGAAAGCAGCAGAATCAGATCGTTCCAATGCATCCTATGCTTTTTATTATGCCAATTCTTTCAAGGATGATGATACGAAACGCGAAGCCATGATCTTTGACCTGGTAAAACGTTTCCCCGACAACGAGCGGGGTGCACAGGGGTTGTATTGGCTGGCAGCGGATTCCAAGGATATTGACTACAAAGTGAAAATTTATGAAATGCTGAAAAGCAGTTACTCTCCTGCAAAATTCAGCTGGTCCCGCAGTGGAATGAGTTCTTACTATGATCTGTTACTGGATACCGATCCGGCAAAAGCAGTTACATTGGCAGAAGACATGGTGAAGTTTAAAGGGGAGGAAATGAAAGGATGGGAGAATCAGTTGACGATCGCACAAAATGTAGTGGCAGTGAAAAAACTGATCTCGGAGAAAAAAGGTGCAGAAGCTTTAGCATTGATCGATAAAATTAAACTGCCTCGTTACTTTGGATTTAACACCAGCCTTGCCATTTTAAAAGCGGAGAGTATTGCTGTATCAGGTAATAACCAGGCAGCTTACGACAGCCTGATCGTGTACTTCTCTAAAACACCTGAGGTGAAATTGAAAGAAACACTCGGCGTTTATGGCGTTAAATTAGGTAAAGATGCTGCACAGGTAGAAACAGATATCTGGAAAAGACTGGATGCCATTTCCCAACCTGCTACCCCTTTTACTTTAAAACGTTATTTAACACCCGGCAAAGCTTCTTTATCTGATTACAGGGGCAAAGTAGTGCTGCTCACTTATTGGTTCCCTGGCTGCGGCCCCTGCCGCGGTGAGTTTCCGCATTTTGAAAACGCATTGCGTAAATTCAAAGGCAAACCTGTTGATTACGTGGGGATCAATATCGTTTCTGAACAGAATGATTATGTGATCCCTTTCATGAAAGGTAGCGGATACACTTTTACACCACTTGAAGAAGAAGAAGGAAGGGCAAAAGGAAACATGGATAACAGGAGAGCCGCTCCCGTGAATTTCCTGATCGATGGAGAGGGGCGCCTGATCTTTAATGATTTCCGGATCGATGGAAAAAATGAAGATAAGCTGGAAATGATGATCAACCTGCTCCTGAATAAGAAGGCATAA
- a CDS encoding esterase/lipase family protein has product MLVKNHLIILLLLLAIACKKESAVTTQKEEVAMEPVTPLDKVIPLPAGHSGTHRSGGHIPIIMVHGLGGFGPGEMGGLYHYWGGIDNIPQYLTASGYPAYEAKVGPVSSNWDRAIELYYYIKGGYVDYGKFHSSHFGHAQKRLRYFPGIYPEWDAEHPVHLLGHSMGGITVRKLVALLEQGNAAERTDPEHAAIFNGDKTGWVRSVTTISTPHNGATLSYVLLDGNIPFVRKMVTWVAALAGIVPGIEKIYDFSLEQWGLEQQPGESWNAYAQRVEESDIWSTDDYSGHDVTPEAAVVAQAAEPDSRNVYYFSITTKASLHGLLTGWEYPRLDMNPVLMPVAYPTPILMGIGNYTRNVPGKIVIDSKWWPNDGAANTYGMSGPAGSIIRPYDAAVPLEKGVWNHVGVYNGYDHFDVIGIGYFFSVRPFYTNIARLLSTVE; this is encoded by the coding sequence ATGCTTGTGAAAAACCACCTCATCATCCTGTTATTGCTGTTAGCTATTGCCTGTAAAAAAGAATCAGCTGTTACTACACAAAAAGAAGAAGTGGCCATGGAGCCGGTAACTCCATTGGATAAGGTTATTCCGTTACCAGCAGGCCATTCCGGTACGCATCGCAGTGGTGGGCACATTCCTATTATTATGGTACATGGCCTCGGGGGCTTCGGGCCTGGAGAAATGGGCGGGCTTTATCATTATTGGGGAGGGATTGACAATATTCCGCAATACCTGACTGCTAGCGGGTATCCGGCATATGAAGCAAAAGTAGGCCCTGTAAGCAGTAACTGGGACCGCGCTATAGAATTGTATTATTATATTAAAGGAGGGTATGTGGATTACGGGAAATTCCACAGCAGTCATTTTGGGCATGCGCAAAAACGACTGCGTTATTTTCCCGGTATTTATCCGGAATGGGATGCGGAACATCCTGTGCATTTGCTGGGGCATAGCATGGGTGGCATTACTGTGCGTAAACTGGTGGCATTGCTGGAACAGGGAAATGCAGCAGAAAGAACGGATCCAGAACACGCGGCTATTTTCAATGGAGATAAAACCGGCTGGGTAAGATCTGTTACTACCATCAGCACACCACATAATGGCGCCACACTTTCCTATGTGTTGCTGGATGGAAATATTCCGTTTGTACGTAAAATGGTTACCTGGGTGGCTGCGTTGGCGGGGATTGTTCCGGGAATAGAAAAGATCTACGATTTCAGCCTGGAACAATGGGGCCTGGAGCAGCAACCAGGCGAAAGCTGGAATGCCTATGCGCAAAGGGTAGAGGAGAGTGACATCTGGAGCACAGATGATTATTCCGGGCATGATGTTACACCAGAAGCAGCTGTAGTAGCACAAGCCGCAGAACCGGATTCCAGGAATGTGTACTACTTCTCCATTACCACCAAAGCCTCTCTCCATGGGCTGCTCACAGGTTGGGAATATCCCCGCCTGGATATGAACCCGGTATTGATGCCGGTTGCTTATCCTACCCCGATACTGATGGGTATTGGTAATTACACCCGCAACGTTCCCGGTAAAATAGTGATAGATTCCAAATGGTGGCCCAATGATGGTGCTGCCAATACTTATGGGATGAGCGGCCCGGCGGGTAGTATTATCAGGCCCTACGATGCTGCGGTTCCACTGGAAAAGGGTGTATGGAACCATGTGGGTGTATATAACGGGTACGACCATTTTGATGTGATCGGCATCGGTTATTTCTTCTCCGTAAGACCATTTTATACCAACATTGCCCGGCTGCTGAGTACAGTGGAGTAA
- a CDS encoding Gfo/Idh/MocA family protein has product MKQAMLASAAVAAPGILMANGKPLKAGEKVNLACIGIGNRGAEIIQALYKTGLANIVALCDVDMGAPHTLDTLKQFPDVPRFQDFRQMFDKMGKKIEAVSIGVPDFSHFPITMMAMGLGIHVYVEKPMARTFNEVELMMKAAKKYPKVVTQMGNQGHSEANYFQFKAWKEAGIIKDVTAVTAHMNSSRRWHGWDTNIKNFPATEPTPDTLDWNVWQMQTQGHTYNKDFVNGQWRCWFDFGMGALGDWGAHTLDTVHQFLDLGLPYEVNPVKLTGHNNFFYPTSTTLSFKFPKRGDMPPLEVSWYDGVDNLPPIPAGYGVSGLDPNIPPPSTGAIKPAKLNPGKIIYSKELTFKGGSHGSTLSIIPEEKAKEMESKLPVVPKSPSNHFANFLLACKGQEQTRSPFSIAGPLSQMFCLGVMAQWTGSKIEFDREKKIVTNNKHANDLLVGPPPRKGWEQYYKV; this is encoded by the coding sequence TTGAAACAAGCTATGCTGGCGTCTGCGGCAGTTGCTGCTCCCGGCATATTGATGGCAAACGGCAAACCGCTGAAAGCGGGTGAAAAAGTGAACCTGGCCTGCATTGGTATTGGTAACCGTGGCGCAGAAATTATACAGGCTTTGTATAAAACCGGTCTGGCTAATATTGTGGCATTATGTGATGTGGACATGGGTGCACCGCATACACTGGATACATTGAAGCAATTCCCTGACGTGCCGAGGTTCCAGGATTTCAGGCAGATGTTTGATAAAATGGGCAAAAAGATCGAGGCGGTATCTATTGGCGTTCCCGACTTTTCCCACTTTCCTATTACGATGATGGCCATGGGGCTTGGCATACATGTATATGTTGAGAAGCCAATGGCACGCACTTTTAATGAGGTGGAACTGATGATGAAAGCGGCGAAGAAATATCCTAAAGTGGTCACCCAAATGGGGAACCAGGGGCATTCCGAAGCCAATTATTTCCAGTTCAAAGCATGGAAAGAAGCGGGCATCATCAAAGATGTAACAGCTGTTACTGCACACATGAATTCCTCCCGCCGCTGGCATGGATGGGATACCAATATTAAAAACTTCCCTGCAACAGAACCTACGCCGGACACCTTAGACTGGAATGTATGGCAGATGCAAACACAGGGGCATACTTATAACAAGGATTTTGTGAATGGCCAATGGCGCTGCTGGTTTGATTTTGGTATGGGTGCTTTGGGAGATTGGGGTGCACACACCCTGGATACCGTACATCAGTTCCTGGATCTGGGCCTGCCTTACGAAGTGAACCCGGTGAAATTAACCGGCCACAATAATTTCTTCTATCCAACTTCCACCACCTTATCCTTCAAATTCCCTAAACGTGGTGATATGCCACCGTTGGAAGTGAGTTGGTATGATGGGGTAGATAACCTGCCGCCGATCCCTGCAGGATATGGTGTATCAGGCCTTGATCCAAACATTCCGCCGCCAAGTACAGGAGCGATCAAACCTGCTAAGCTCAATCCGGGTAAGATCATTTACAGTAAGGAACTAACCTTTAAAGGAGGTTCACATGGCAGCACACTGTCTATCATTCCTGAAGAGAAAGCAAAAGAGATGGAAAGCAAATTGCCGGTAGTACCGAAAAGTCCTTCCAATCACTTTGCCAACTTCCTGCTGGCTTGTAAAGGACAGGAGCAGACCCGTTCTCCATTCTCCATCGCAGGGCCTTTGAGCCAAATGTTCTGCCTCGGTGTGATGGCGCAATGGACAGGCAGTAAAATTGAATTTGATAGGGAGAAGAAGATTGTTACTAATAATAAACATGCAAACGATTTACTTGTTGGGCCTCCGCCACGTAAGGGCTGGGAGCAGTACTACAAAGTGTAG
- a CDS encoding pyridoxamine 5'-phosphate oxidase family protein: MDSINRQQPEDNHEDLQGNPAVKKLKELAEKAESCFFCTRIKTGEQFSTRPMATLKVDDNGTCWFLSPKDSHKNAEIAVDPAVQLLFKGSTHSDFMTLYGRASINDDKEKIKELWNPLIKTWFTEGIDDPRISVIRFIPLEGYYWDTKHGQIVAFAKQIVGALTGKTLDDSIEGKIKV; this comes from the coding sequence ATGGACAGTATTAACCGGCAACAGCCAGAAGACAATCATGAAGACCTGCAGGGCAACCCGGCTGTCAAAAAGCTGAAAGAACTTGCAGAGAAAGCGGAAAGCTGTTTCTTCTGTACACGTATAAAAACAGGAGAACAATTCTCTACCCGCCCAATGGCTACATTAAAAGTGGATGATAACGGAACCTGTTGGTTCCTGAGTCCTAAAGACAGCCATAAGAACGCTGAAATTGCAGTAGATCCTGCAGTACAACTGTTGTTTAAAGGAAGTACCCATTCAGATTTCATGACGCTGTACGGCAGGGCTTCCATCAATGACGATAAGGAAAAGATAAAAGAACTCTGGAACCCGCTCATCAAAACCTGGTTCACAGAAGGTATAGATGATCCCCGTATCTCCGTGATCCGGTTCATTCCTTTAGAAGGTTATTACTGGGATACCAAACATGGGCAGATTGTGGCATTTGCGAAACAGATCGTAGGAGCGCTCACCGGCAAAACACTGGACGATTCCATTGAAGGAAAAATAAAAGTATAA
- a CDS encoding glycerophosphodiester phosphodiesterase family protein, translating to MFRKVLFAALLQVAGSSIVCAQETARFKEINKAFLSPDSKIVLIASHRGTHNDFPENSMASFKRGIELGIDILELDVRHTKDDSLVVMHDASVDRTTNGTGKVSDLTFEEVRKLRLKFNGQLTEEKVPTLEEALNLAKGKILVDLDIKTNRVPQIIKVVDRTQTASTTMFFLGRGIYAKMVKEQNPGFRTLVRTHQASDIDSLFAITKTEAVHIDPSHNTVEVTAKIKKNGGRVWINALGEVDKRAAAGDLEAYGELLKNGANMIQTDYPALLMKYLKSKNRYYN from the coding sequence ATGTTCAGAAAAGTTTTATTTGCAGCGTTATTGCAGGTGGCCGGTTCTTCCATAGTATGCGCACAGGAAACCGCGCGTTTTAAAGAGATAAATAAAGCGTTTTTGTCTCCTGACTCAAAGATCGTATTGATCGCATCACACAGGGGTACACATAATGATTTCCCGGAAAACTCCATGGCTTCATTCAAAAGAGGTATAGAATTAGGCATTGATATACTGGAACTGGATGTGCGCCATACCAAGGATGATTCCCTGGTAGTCATGCACGATGCTTCTGTTGACAGAACAACAAACGGTACAGGGAAAGTATCCGATCTTACTTTTGAAGAAGTAAGGAAACTGCGCCTGAAGTTCAATGGCCAGTTAACAGAAGAAAAGGTGCCCACACTGGAAGAAGCACTGAACCTCGCAAAAGGTAAAATACTGGTGGACCTTGATATTAAAACCAACCGTGTTCCCCAGATCATCAAAGTGGTAGACAGAACACAAACTGCCAGCACTACCATGTTCTTCTTAGGCCGTGGCATTTATGCGAAAATGGTGAAAGAGCAAAACCCCGGTTTCAGAACATTAGTGAGAACTCATCAGGCATCAGATATTGATTCACTCTTTGCGATCACTAAAACAGAAGCGGTTCACATTGATCCTTCTCACAACACAGTAGAAGTAACTGCCAAAATAAAGAAGAACGGTGGACGCGTTTGGATCAACGCACTCGGTGAAGTGGACAAAAGAGCTGCCGCCGGAGACCTGGAAGCTTATGGTGAATTGCTGAAAAATGGTGCGAATATGATACAAACAGATTACCCTGCTTTGCTGATGAAGTATCTGAAAAGTAAGAATCGCTATTATAATTAA
- a CDS encoding RagB/SusD family nutrient uptake outer membrane protein, with product MKKIYACLAAVMAITSFSGCSKFLEEKVISKVSYQLYETPEGVEGALTAAYNNLRLAVNGERALTFSDAGTDLFTAGSDGDRSFNQYLATLSSLSGDVSDYWDYHYFGISQCNVTLNYLPKVAMDENRKKIVEAEAKFLRSFYYFELIQHFGNVPLVLTAIDKVKTDFKRAPVKDIYVTIIADMVTAVAQLPVTPAEQGRATKAAAAHLLAKIYLARGSAVSAEQKTIRGSKATDIDSVIFYAGQVVRQEIGKYSLVPDYTQLFDIANQVNPEVVFAVQFTTNTLNNGSGNNQHLYHVPQYDAVNTKILTRTTEYGRPYRRVRPTPYVYTGLFGATRKYDSRFAKSFVWAYIANVAATGITTTAGNKIDVKPGDTAIWFTPTLYATQAEQDAATQENKRFSYFFPLNFYLPFSRNNIFPGLKKWLDKTRITANDTNGSKDWMVFRYAETLLLLAEAYGRKGEYENAAKYINEVRTRAAYKDGEMKTTQYWTFEGGSYADRTASTIPQMQVTALQISNNFIDFILEERGREMLGELNRWEDLDRCEKLVERVKLYNPDAQNIRDFHVLRPIPQTHIDRLIPKGPIQEEQNIGYY from the coding sequence ATGAAAAAGATATATGCGTGCCTTGCGGCTGTTATGGCAATCACTTCTTTCTCCGGCTGTTCAAAATTCCTGGAAGAGAAAGTTATTTCCAAAGTCTCTTATCAGCTCTATGAAACGCCGGAAGGTGTGGAAGGGGCACTGACCGCAGCCTACAATAACTTAAGACTGGCAGTGAATGGCGAACGCGCTCTCACTTTCAGTGATGCCGGAACAGACCTGTTTACAGCAGGATCTGATGGTGACAGGTCTTTTAACCAATACCTCGCTACCCTGAGTTCTTTGAGCGGTGATGTATCTGATTACTGGGATTATCACTATTTCGGCATCTCCCAATGTAACGTAACATTGAATTATTTGCCTAAAGTAGCCATGGATGAAAACAGGAAGAAAATAGTGGAAGCAGAGGCTAAGTTCCTGCGTTCTTTCTATTACTTCGAACTCATCCAGCATTTTGGTAATGTGCCCCTGGTACTCACTGCCATCGATAAAGTGAAAACAGATTTCAAACGTGCGCCGGTGAAAGATATCTATGTTACCATTATTGCAGATATGGTAACGGCTGTTGCACAATTGCCGGTAACACCTGCAGAACAGGGCCGCGCTACAAAAGCTGCTGCTGCACATCTGCTGGCAAAGATCTATCTCGCAAGAGGAAGTGCTGTTTCTGCAGAACAAAAAACCATCCGCGGTTCAAAAGCAACTGATATTGACAGTGTTATTTTCTATGCCGGCCAGGTAGTGCGCCAGGAAATAGGTAAATATTCCCTGGTACCGGATTACACCCAGCTGTTCGATATTGCTAACCAGGTGAACCCTGAGGTGGTATTTGCCGTGCAGTTCACTACCAACACCCTGAACAATGGAAGCGGTAACAACCAGCACCTGTACCACGTTCCGCAGTACGATGCTGTGAACACTAAAATACTAACCCGTACCACAGAATATGGCCGCCCTTACCGCAGGGTCCGTCCTACTCCCTATGTGTACACAGGCCTGTTTGGTGCTACCCGTAAATATGATTCCCGTTTCGCGAAATCATTTGTATGGGCTTACATCGCCAACGTGGCAGCAACAGGTATTACCACTACTGCCGGAAATAAAATAGATGTAAAACCAGGTGATACCGCTATCTGGTTCACGCCAACACTTTATGCCACACAGGCAGAACAGGATGCTGCCACACAGGAAAATAAACGTTTCTCTTATTTCTTCCCCCTGAACTTCTACCTTCCTTTTTCCAGGAACAACATCTTCCCCGGCCTGAAGAAATGGCTGGATAAAACGCGTATCACCGCCAATGATACCAATGGTTCTAAAGACTGGATGGTATTCCGTTATGCGGAAACATTGTTACTACTCGCGGAAGCTTATGGCCGCAAAGGTGAATACGAGAACGCTGCCAAATATATCAATGAAGTAAGAACACGCGCTGCATACAAAGATGGTGAAATGAAAACCACCCAGTACTGGACGTTTGAAGGAGGAAGTTATGCAGACAGAACTGCCAGCACCATCCCGCAAATGCAGGTGACTGCCTTACAGATCAGCAATAATTTTATTGATTTCATACTGGAAGAAAGAGGCCGTGAAATGCTGGGCGAACTGAACAGGTGGGAAGATCTGGACCGTTGTGAAAAGCTGGTAGAGCGCGTGAAATTATATAACCCGGATGCACAGAATATCCGCGACTTCCATGTACTGCGCCCGATCCCGCAAACACATATCGACAGGCTGATCCCGAAAGGCCCGATCCAGGAAGAACAAAACATTGGTTATTACTAA
- a CDS encoding SusC/RagA family TonB-linked outer membrane protein — MMKFRSLTIKWWLCLVTFAFSISLKAQEKPQLTGIVTSEKGEILIGVGVSIVATGTNEKQNLSTNEKGVFTVSGLKPGNKYQLSFSFMGYEKYVIKDFAIKAGANNSLIVRMKEAPADLNEVVVIGYGSVLKKDLTGAISTIKSEKITEVAVTNVTQALQGRVAGVMAQTTSWKPGTTAQVRIRGARSITGSNEVLYVVDGMPLTDGAEQINPNDIETINVLKDASATAIYGNRGANGVIIITTKKGKPGITTVEYNGYYGVQKNRPMPELMNAAEFVEYSREAQRNTLGGAYDPKPSRDLDFKNDQLVATPYMLKNMENAWASGTYDPSKLVSTDWMSYGLRTGSMQDHQVSVRGGTDKTKLLISAGYFNNVGVVKDQDYTRYSIRANIDHSIRDNIKVGTQSLFTSSQLNAGWNEIFDTYGLKSFNPLASPYAADGKTLALYPTNNTRTPNPITNFGNTKRLVKQDRYIGNYYLDVSFLNGFNLRSNVGLDYRGTQNLNFNKANTASAGGEAPSSTSNGGNKRFMYTWENILSYNKSIGDHNFYATVVQSIQSETTESYGVSVRDLPYDQQLYYNVGSALTISGVSSGYVRSTLASFMGRLNYNYKNKYLATFSTRYDGSSVLAVGHKWVAFPSVALAWRLKGENFLKDVKAVNDLKLRLGWGRTGNSGGVTPYITWGSLSTVRYVYGETSKLGFAPTDMINPNLSWETTGQYNIGLDFSLLRGRISGSIEAYQQNTSDLLLDQQLPTVSGFDKILVNIGKTTNKGFEVTINTVNVSTSKLKWSTDWIFATNKQRIVELYNGKNDDLASGWFIGQPVKVMYDLRPNGIWQDTDADKAEMAKFAVNGAVYKPGDIRPLDLNKDYKIDAADRSIFGQQDPKWTASLGNNIQYGNFDASVFIYANVGQTIYHNLDMRFDGRYNQPKLDYWTPTNPSKTYPRPFLGSAGLNYLGILNYYDGSFMRVKNISLGYTLPAHVVQKAHLQKFRIYGSVQNPFVVTKFPGTDPEGATGFNEPSLTMYLLGVNVGF, encoded by the coding sequence ATGATGAAATTCAGATCTCTAACAATCAAATGGTGGCTATGCCTGGTAACATTTGCTTTTTCAATTTCATTGAAAGCACAGGAGAAACCACAACTTACCGGTATTGTGACATCCGAAAAAGGAGAAATACTGATAGGTGTTGGTGTAAGTATTGTTGCAACAGGTACTAACGAAAAACAAAATCTCTCTACCAATGAAAAAGGTGTATTTACAGTATCAGGCCTGAAGCCCGGTAATAAATACCAGCTTTCGTTTTCCTTCATGGGATATGAAAAGTATGTGATCAAAGATTTCGCTATCAAAGCCGGAGCTAACAATTCATTGATCGTACGCATGAAGGAAGCACCCGCTGACCTCAATGAAGTAGTAGTGATCGGGTATGGTTCTGTACTTAAAAAGGACCTGACCGGCGCCATCTCTACCATAAAATCAGAGAAAATAACAGAAGTAGCTGTAACCAATGTTACACAAGCCCTCCAGGGACGCGTAGCTGGTGTAATGGCACAAACAACTTCCTGGAAACCAGGTACCACTGCACAGGTAAGGATAAGGGGCGCACGTTCCATCACTGGCTCAAATGAAGTATTATATGTGGTAGATGGCATGCCCCTTACAGATGGTGCAGAGCAGATCAACCCAAACGACATTGAAACCATCAACGTATTAAAAGATGCGTCTGCTACTGCGATATATGGTAACAGGGGTGCAAATGGTGTGATCATCATTACAACAAAAAAAGGCAAACCGGGTATAACCACCGTAGAGTATAACGGTTACTATGGTGTACAAAAGAACCGCCCCATGCCTGAATTAATGAATGCCGCAGAGTTTGTAGAATATTCCCGCGAAGCGCAGCGTAATACACTGGGTGGCGCTTATGATCCTAAACCCAGCCGCGACCTTGACTTTAAGAATGATCAGCTGGTAGCCACTCCCTACATGTTGAAGAACATGGAAAATGCATGGGCAAGCGGCACTTACGATCCCTCCAAACTGGTGAGCACAGACTGGATGAGCTATGGCCTTCGGACCGGCAGCATGCAGGACCACCAGGTAAGCGTACGCGGCGGAACAGATAAAACCAAACTCCTCATATCCGCCGGTTATTTCAACAACGTGGGTGTGGTAAAAGATCAGGATTATACACGCTATAGCATTCGCGCCAATATCGATCACAGTATCAGGGACAACATCAAGGTAGGTACACAATCCCTGTTCACCAGTTCACAACTGAATGCCGGCTGGAATGAGATCTTTGACACGTATGGATTAAAAAGCTTCAATCCGCTCGCCTCTCCTTATGCAGCAGACGGAAAAACGCTGGCATTATACCCCACCAACAACACGCGTACACCTAACCCCATCACCAATTTTGGTAATACCAAACGCCTGGTGAAACAGGATCGTTATATCGGAAATTATTACCTGGATGTTTCTTTCCTGAACGGGTTTAACTTAAGGTCTAATGTGGGTCTTGATTACCGCGGCACACAAAACCTCAATTTCAACAAAGCCAATACTGCTTCCGCGGGTGGAGAAGCGCCATCCAGTACTTCTAATGGTGGTAATAAAAGATTCATGTACACCTGGGAAAACATCCTGAGCTATAATAAATCTATTGGCGACCATAATTTCTACGCAACCGTAGTACAATCCATACAATCTGAAACCACTGAAAGTTATGGTGTTTCCGTAAGAGACCTCCCTTATGATCAGCAGCTGTATTACAATGTGGGCAGTGCTTTAACGATAAGCGGCGTTTCCAGTGGTTACGTACGTTCCACGCTGGCTTCCTTTATGGGAAGGTTGAACTACAACTACAAGAACAAATATCTCGCTACCTTCTCTACCCGTTATGATGGCTCATCCGTATTGGCAGTAGGGCATAAATGGGTAGCATTCCCCTCTGTAGCCCTGGCATGGCGCCTGAAAGGGGAGAACTTCCTGAAAGATGTAAAAGCTGTCAATGATCTGAAACTCCGCTTAGGCTGGGGCAGAACAGGTAACTCCGGTGGTGTAACGCCTTATATTACCTGGGGCAGCCTCTCCACCGTAAGATATGTATATGGCGAAACTTCCAAACTGGGCTTTGCACCTACGGACATGATCAATCCTAATCTTAGCTGGGAAACTACCGGGCAGTATAACATCGGACTTGATTTCTCCCTGCTCAGGGGCCGTATTTCCGGTAGCATCGAAGCATATCAGCAAAACACCAGCGATCTCTTGCTCGATCAGCAATTGCCCACTGTGTCCGGCTTTGATAAGATCCTCGTGAACATTGGTAAAACAACCAATAAAGGATTTGAAGTAACCATCAACACCGTGAACGTGTCCACCAGCAAATTAAAGTGGAGCACAGACTGGATCTTCGCTACCAATAAACAACGGATCGTAGAACTCTACAATGGAAAAAATGATGACCTGGCATCCGGCTGGTTTATCGGCCAGCCTGTTAAAGTGATGTACGACCTGAGACCTAACGGCATCTGGCAGGATACGGATGCAGATAAAGCCGAGATGGCCAAATTTGCTGTTAATGGCGCAGTCTACAAACCAGGAGATATCAGGCCGCTGGACCTGAACAAAGATTATAAGATCGATGCGGCGGACAGGTCCATCTTTGGTCAGCAGGATCCGAAATGGACAGCCAGCCTGGGTAACAACATCCAGTATGGTAATTTTGATGCCTCTGTTTTCATCTATGCCAACGTAGGCCAGACCATTTATCATAATCTTGATATGCGTTTCGATGGCCGCTATAATCAACCTAAACTGGATTACTGGACGCCCACCAATCCAAGCAAAACCTATCCCCGTCCGTTCCTGGGGTCAGCTGGTTTAAACTACCTGGGCATCCTGAACTATTACGATGGTTCTTTCATGCGCGTGAAGAATATTTCCCTCGGTTATACACTCCCTGCACATGTTGTACAAAAAGCCCATTTACAGAAATTCAGGATCTATGGCAGTGTACAGAATCCTTTTGTTGTCACTAAATTCCCCGGCACTGATCCTGAAGGAGCTACCGGCTTTAATGAACCAAGCCTGACCATGTACCTGCTGGGTGTGAATGTGGGTTTCTAA